CCGAACACATGATCAGTTGGTTGGCGAATAGGGGCGTGAAGACAAAAACCGAAGCGGACGGGCGAGTATTCCCGGTGTCAGACGACTCCGGGGAGATCATTCGCACCCTCATGGAGGCGTGTCGGGAATCGGGAGTTGAGACGCGCACGGGGTATCGACTGCAATCGGTTGAGAGAATGGGAAGCAACTGTGGATTTCGTTTGGGCTTCCAAAATGGTTATCACTGTGAATGTCGGTATCTGGTGATGGGTACTGGCAGTCATGCTTCGGGGCACCGCATCGCAGCGCAACTTGGACACACCGTGGTGTCTCCGGTTCCGTCACTGTTTACGTTCAATATCCAAGATGCGCGGATTGAAGGATTGGCCGGGGTCTCTTTTTCCAAAGTAAGAGCTCGGTACCGGGCGGGGAAAGGAATTACGGAGCAGCAGGGACCCATGCTGATCACCCATTGGGGGTTGAGCGGACCTGCGATCCTTAAGCTATCCGCCTGGGCGGCAAGGGAATTGGCTGCGCAGCACTACCGAGGGGAGATCGAAGTTGATTTTCTCGCAGACTGCAGTGTTGCTGAAGCAGAACAGCGACTGCTCGATCTTCGGGATATGCATGGCGCAAAAATGTTGAGAAATGCTCCATTCGATGGGGTGCCCAGGCGATATTGGACCCGGATGCTCGAAGTATTGGGATTGCAGGCAATGCAAGTTTCGCAGCTCAACAAATCGCAGTGGCGATCTGTGCTCGATCAACTGAAGTGCGCGCGGTTCGCATTTGACGGTAAAAGTACAAATAAAGATGAATTTGTCACTGCAGGCGGCATCTCGACTGGCGAAGTGGATTTGAAAACGATGCAGAGTCGCCGCGTTTCCGGACTGTATTTTCTCGGGGAAATGCTCAACGTGGACGGTGTCACGGGCGGGTTCAATTTCCAGTTCGCGTGGACCAGTGCAATGTTGTGTGCAAGGAATCTAAACGAGCGTATTGTAAGCTGCTCTGGCGACGCAGGTGTTGAGGCTGCGCACTGAATCGTCTGCATGGTGGGACTGCAATTCTGAAGTTCCTGTGTCAAAGTGCTTGTAAATCAAGGTGATGACCGTTTTGATACGGATGTTTCTCGAATATTTTGCTTTCTCTCGCTCTCTCTCTTTTTTTCGCTTGCACAACTAATGAAGGTATTGGATCCCTCATGCATTCACTCGTGGCATGGTATCATTTCTGATGGGCGTGCGGGTCGGGTCGGATGGTTTGGCGTTGCGCTCTTGCACGCTGGTTCGATCTACGCTTCTCCCTTGAATGTTGAGTCAGAATCTGCACAGATCGCGGATTTTGGAATCATCGCGCTGGGGCTTCTGGTAGCACTGCAGGCCTTCTGGATTGTGGGACTGTTGCGCAGTCGGAGGCGGTTGCGCACTTCGGGAAAAGAGATTCAGTACAGTCACAACCAGTTGCAGTCGTGGCTTTTTCATGCACCGATTTCGATTTCAGTTTTCAAGCAGAGCGGACAGACCGTCATGATTAATGAACGGTTTACCCAGTTGCTTGGATACGAATCCTCTGATTTCCGCACAGCCACAGACATGTGGAATGTTTTGATTCAGGATGAGGTGAATCGGGAGCGATTTCTAAACCGCTGGGGCGAGCAAATCAAACGACCCTGGTCCAACAAGTGGGAAGCCGAGGAAGTATTGGTCACCAGCAAGTCTGGTCGGGTAAAGGCACTGGAGAGCCACGTTTCGATCATCGGCGAATATTGGGTGTGTCTCCACAATGACGTCACCTGGCGCAACCAGGTGCAGCGGGAACTTGAGAATGCGCTCAATCAGGCCTTTCAGGCCAACATTACCAAGACGCAGTTTCTGACGAACATGAGTCATGAAATCCGAACTCCACTCAACGGCGTTCTGGGAATGGCACAGTTGTTGTTTGAAACGGAAATGGATGAAGAGCAACGCTCCTTTGTGGAAACCATTCACCAGTCGGGGCAAACGTTGCTGATGACGATCAATGACATTCTGGATTTGTCAAAAATGGAAGCTGGCAGCATTGGAATCGAGTCGGTTCCGTTTGATCTGAACCAATGCATCAAAGAGAGTGTAGCACTCTGTCTGCCCAAACTGAAGCGAGCAAACGTGAGGTTCAATCTGCAGATTGAACCAGATGTGCCGCTGTCCATCTGCGGGGATTCGGTCCGCATTTCACAGATTTTGGTCAACCTGTTGAGCAACGCATTCAAATACACCATGGAAGGATCGGTGATGCTCCGGGTTTCCCGTGAAGGTGGAACTGCAGACTCCCACTACCTGAGTATCAGTGTGAAGGATACGGGCATTGGCATTCCCTTGGAAAAACAGGCAACCATTTTTGAACCCTTCGTGCAGGCAGATGCGTCCAATACCCGACAGTTTGGCGGTAGTGGCCTTGGGCTGACGATTTCCCGGCATCTTGCTGCTCGCATGGGTGGTGAAATCAGGGTCGTCAGTCAACCGGAGAGTGGTTCGGAATTTGTCTTTTCATGGACTGCGGATGCTGTGTTGGATTCGACCCGTCCAGTCCAGACGCAATCGGATGAACGTTCGCCTACGGAGCGATTGCTTGGACACTCCATCCGGACGCTTGTGGTGGATGATAATCTTGTGAACAGCAAGGTGATCGAACTGTGCCTCAAGAAATGTGGCATAGTACCCACCAAAGCATCGAATGGTCAGGAGGCTCTTTCGGCGTTGAAGAAAACACCTTATGATCTCGTGTTTATGGACATCCAAATGCCGGGAATGGATGGATTGCAATGTACACGGGCGATTCGGAAGGAGTTACCTGAGGAGTCTCAACCGTTTATCGTGGCTCTCACTGCCCATGCACTTCCGGATCACATGGAACAGTGCCGTCGAGCAGGAATGAACGGTTTTTTGTCAAAACCCTACCGAAATGAGGATTTGCGTAGCGTCATTCACCTGTATCTCGAGCACCAGTCAGGGGACCGGAAGACCTGTTATTTTTGAAGCGTTCCCTTGTTTGGGAATGAAATTCTTGTCAGGTTGAGAGCCTCAGGCAGCAAGTGAGGACTTGATTCTCGGGCGGTTAGTACGGTGTGCCAAGCGTGCCGATCTGGCCTCTTGTCTCCAGGAATGTTGAACACTGCCAGGCAGTAGCAGGAGTTCAGTCATGAGCCAAGCGGTGAGCAAAACTGTCCAGGCTGACCAGGTCGGAGCACCCGTCAAACCAAGCTGTTGGTGAAAAATTCCGATGGAGATCAGGAAACTTGCGGAAGCGAAACGAAGGATTGTTTTCATGCCATGCTTTATCCATGAAGCATGCCAATTGAGGTTCAGGATCTCATCGTGTTGTATAACATGTTTACAATGAACATGATGAAGTATTGAGTAGTCTTTTGGCATACGCTATTAGATGAGAACTCGTGCTTTCGATTTTCCGGATTGCGAGACTCAAAAATCCCAAAATCGGGACAAGCAATGTTGTTCGAAAACCTGTTAAGATGGGTGGGAACTGAAACAGATTTGTGTTTGACTTCAAAGACGCTTGTCTTGTTGATTCAACGCTTGGAATTACGATAAGGTAGTAATTCGGTTGTTTTTGTATACTGGCATTTTAGATGCTCGGTGGTGTTTTTAGTTTTTAAATCTGCATACAGCATGAATCAGTTGAAGGCTCTTTTCAGGAAGGCAGTCCTCCTGAGCACGATTCCCTTTTGTGTGGGAACCGGTTTCGGAAATGGACTAGAGGAAAACTTTCACATGCTCGACCAGTGGGTCGAGGTGGAAAAAACCATCTCGAAAGAGAGAAATGACTGGGAAGTTGAGAAACGGGGACTTCAGGATGTCATTAAGGTTTACGAACAGGAGCTGAAGCTGCTGGTTGAGAAAATCGAAGAAGCAAAGGAGTTTACCAGTGCGGCAGACTCCAAGCGCTCTGAAATGTTGGAAGCGCAGGACGAGTTGCGCAAGATCGAGGCGAAGCTGGAGTCCGTTGTGGCCGCACAGGAAGCACGGTTGCTACGCATCATCGAGCGCATCCCGGCTCCGCTGCGAGACGAGATTGCACCACTGACTCGCCGAATCCCACTTGATGCTTCGGCAACCACACTTTCGATTTCCCAGCGCTTGCAGAGCATCGTTGGGGTGCTGACTCAGATTGATAAATTCAACACTGCGGTTGAGATCGCCCCGGAGCAGCGCGAGTTCGAAGGAAATCGGG
The DNA window shown above is from Puniceicoccaceae bacterium and carries:
- a CDS encoding NAD(P)/FAD-dependent oxidoreductase, with the protein product MDGDTVAPACMDVAIIGGGAAGYFVSANLALRSTGSTAVLFEASSRPLSKVRISGGGRCNVTHHQFDPLRLVENYPRGSRELRGSFTRFHPEHMISWLANRGVKTKTEADGRVFPVSDDSGEIIRTLMEACRESGVETRTGYRLQSVERMGSNCGFRLGFQNGYHCECRYLVMGTGSHASGHRIAAQLGHTVVSPVPSLFTFNIQDARIEGLAGVSFSKVRARYRAGKGITEQQGPMLITHWGLSGPAILKLSAWAARELAAQHYRGEIEVDFLADCSVAEAEQRLLDLRDMHGAKMLRNAPFDGVPRRYWTRMLEVLGLQAMQVSQLNKSQWRSVLDQLKCARFAFDGKSTNKDEFVTAGGISTGEVDLKTMQSRRVSGLYFLGEMLNVDGVTGGFNFQFAWTSAMLCARNLNERIVSCSGDAGVEAAH
- a CDS encoding ATP-binding protein — encoded protein: MKVLDPSCIHSWHGIISDGRAGRVGWFGVALLHAGSIYASPLNVESESAQIADFGIIALGLLVALQAFWIVGLLRSRRRLRTSGKEIQYSHNQLQSWLFHAPISISVFKQSGQTVMINERFTQLLGYESSDFRTATDMWNVLIQDEVNRERFLNRWGEQIKRPWSNKWEAEEVLVTSKSGRVKALESHVSIIGEYWVCLHNDVTWRNQVQRELENALNQAFQANITKTQFLTNMSHEIRTPLNGVLGMAQLLFETEMDEEQRSFVETIHQSGQTLLMTINDILDLSKMEAGSIGIESVPFDLNQCIKESVALCLPKLKRANVRFNLQIEPDVPLSICGDSVRISQILVNLLSNAFKYTMEGSVMLRVSREGGTADSHYLSISVKDTGIGIPLEKQATIFEPFVQADASNTRQFGGSGLGLTISRHLAARMGGEIRVVSQPESGSEFVFSWTADAVLDSTRPVQTQSDERSPTERLLGHSIRTLVVDDNLVNSKVIELCLKKCGIVPTKASNGQEALSALKKTPYDLVFMDIQMPGMDGLQCTRAIRKELPEESQPFIVALTAHALPDHMEQCRRAGMNGFLSKPYRNEDLRSVIHLYLEHQSGDRKTCYF
- a CDS encoding DUF3450 family protein, coding for MNQLKALFRKAVLLSTIPFCVGTGFGNGLEENFHMLDQWVEVEKTISKERNDWEVEKRGLQDVIKVYEQELKLLVEKIEEAKEFTSAADSKRSEMLEAQDELRKIEAKLESVVAAQEARLLRIIERIPAPLRDEIAPLTRRIPLDASATTLSISQRLQSIVGVLTQIDKFNTAVEIAPEQREFEGNRVQVTTIYFGLGAAYYADRSGEHAGYGRSTEKGWQWVPDASIAADVLRLIDMYEGNTTQIEFVPMPVNINN